CACATTAGGCCGTATCCCCCAGAAACTCTTGTTGTTGATCGTTTCAATCTTTTTGAAGAAGTTGATGCTTGGTATAATGATGCTTGGTGGGTCGGTGTGATTTCTAAGGTTCTTGTTGGCACAAAATACCGAGTCTACTTTAGGGACAGCAATGAGGAAATAGAGTTTCAACACTGTAACCTAAGGCCACACCAGGACTGGATTGATGGCAAATGGGTTATGGCTTCCCGGGTATGACTTCTCTATGCTTGAAACAACTTTTGTTTATCTGGTTTCTTTTACTCAGGTATTAAATGGGATTGTGTCTGAAATTGCAAATTTGGCCTGAATtactatttatctcaaaagcttagaCCGATAggaattgatgaatttaatcatttaatctatATTTTAACGCTCATTTTCACATGTAGGTTCAAACTTTTCTTTAATAAGCGAAGCtaaacacgtgaaatatttaattgaaatggaaggtgAATGACAAAAATATGTTCGAACTCAGAACTTTTGCTTTGATACAATATTAACTGAAACTGatagaaattaataaatttaatcataatCTATATTTTGACACTGACATGCATACTAAAAGGTAAGGACACGACCATTTGGTCAGGTTCAGGCAGGGTGCTAAAAATTGAAATGAGGACAAACTTTAGGTTTAGGGAAAGTTTGGCCTTTTCCCaagattttaaggaaaaaattattgttagttGAAACTTGAACTTCATTAATATTTGATGAATTCTGCCAAAATCCACCTATTTGGAACGTTTGGAATAATAGAATTGAAGTGGAGAAAATGACCCCATGTGAATTTGCAAAAAGCCTTGGCCAGCTTTTTGCTATTCAGTGACAAAAACATATGAAAAAGGAGTTAGGTGGTGACTACACCAACACGGCAACACCATGTGGGTGTGGGTGGAAGTTTCATAAATGGGGCACAGTTTGAAACCTACACGCTTTCATCTTTCTTCTAATTTTCAGTTTCTTACCTTGCAGTATGTATCAATCAACCCAAACAGCCatataatttgtaatttgtaaaatatatattatgtggTATTGTGGTATTGGAGTTGTTTACTGATTGTTGGCTAAATTTGAATTCATGTCAGGCTCTGGAGTTGTGATTGCTGGAGAAACTTGGAAAGGCATCCTTTGTGTACCTGGATTACTTGCACTTCTTGCTTAACACACTGCTAATTTTAGTGCCTATTTGAAGCATTCCTCAACTTATTAAACCAAAGCAAAAAGATCATGATGTAATTAATTAGATCTGCTTTTTAAGTTTACTGTTGGATTATCTTGGCATTTGACCAGATTTACTGTTCAAAATTGATTTCTGCATATGAAAAGGGCTTCTCTGTTACTGTCTGTTGAGTAGTTTCACTCTCTCAAATGGGCCACCTAGCTGTATGCTTCATGGATTTACTGTTCAAAATTGATTTCTGCATGTGAAAAGGGCTTCTCTGTTACTGTCTGTTGAGTAATTTCACTCTCTCATGGATTACTTGCcgcttaagaagaaaaaaaattggtgtcTGTTTTTATAGAATTAGTACCACGCACAAGCCATACATTATATGAGATAAGTCTGTCAAGGTTGAAAAAtaagttccttttttttttttcttttttttttaatagtaataaaatgtgatCGATGTGATTTAAAGTAGAAAGAAGTTtgttaaaaaagttttgttttgcagtaatttttattttatttagatagtaataaaaaatgattcatgtgatataaaaagtgaaaaggtCCCTACTCTACTTTATAGCATAAATCAACCAATGTTAGAATCAACAATGTTAATTGTTAGAGCATTTTTAACAATAATACCTAAAgtagctattgaaaaagtacaattctttactttaatttctttttttttatactctctccaacaaattctctattttaatctttattttctttaaatattattttgtgtgaaagaaaaaaagagggagagagtgtGAAAGACGGAAatgaatatattaaaaaaaaaactgtttgtaGTGCGAATAGTGAATAGGCACTTCTACCTATTTGCTACTCACATTAGAAGGGAAAATTCTATTCTACCTATCCTGCTGGAGACAAATTTACCTATTATGAGCAAGTGTGTTTGGTTCgaataatattctacttttttaaaaataaattatattctattcaacttatttaaatttttttttacaaaattaaatcTCGTATTTAATGAATTAAAATAACATTAGGATCGAACACATAAACAAACATATTTGAAGATGCTTTAACCATGAGTTTCACCCATTAAAGTTGCAAAGGCCCCTACTCTACTTTCTAACATAAATTTACGAGCCACCTACCGAGCCTAGTagcttgaatttattatttcaaGTCAAATGAAATTGATTTGTGTTGGcatgtcatttaaatttttcaaatgtaatcaaataaaatcttaatcgtaaaataaattttttatatttaatttaaaatagaaaggaTCCTAATATGCTAATTACCCCATATGAGTAGCATTGACAGAGGGGAAAAGTTTCGGAGGAACTTCACGTAACTCCGTGAACTTTTATCACTTTGGCAATCTCTCCCCTcttataaagttaaaaaacttaaatttagtGCGTctaacttttaatttatttcaatcTCACATATTtgttaagattttctgttaaattctaacggatgacgtaaaaattaccaaaatactcatattttatagtgaaattttaaaaaaagaaactaaaaattaaataaactaaattgaGAGTGTAATAAGGAGGTtaattgaagttttttcaaaCAGTTTTTCTTTCAAGCTATTCAAGTGGGACAGTTTCCAAAAGAACTTCTAATTCAGATTAtaaaattaacttttctttagattatatttcaaaaaaaaaaaaaaaaaaaaaaaatcttcaatccAATTGAATAGGAAAAGTGTCCTTTAAATAATATCTACGTACCATTTAAATATCTGATTCAGGACAAGAAGCGAAACTTCATTAGAGTTCTCAAAAGTACTTTTTGACCTAAAAGACGAACTCTGAAATCTGAATCGGCTCTTTACTTCTTTCCTATCTGCAGCTTATAATCTTTTGCAGCGATTTGCTCAACAAAAACCAAGGACATAATTTGAACCCATTTTACCAAGACTGATCCCACGTTTCAATCTAATTAAAATTATGCAATTTCATGCCTGCTTAATTAGTGCTTGCCATCCAAATCAtggtaaaccctaaccctacaagcTATGATCTTTATCAATGCTATGACCAAACCATGAAACCCTTATATGAAATATTGATAAACATCATTTTATTATGAGGAAAAACTAGTAAAAGGCTACAAATTAAGCATCACAAACATTACCCAGATACAGATAAAGGCCCTTTGATTTGAGCTCGAAAGGTCCTAAAAATCAGACCTCTTTCACCTCCACAGCTTCCTTCACTTCCTTGTTTTCCTTCACTTCCTTAACAGCCTCCTCAACTTCAAATGCTGACACAGGGAATGACCTGAACAGCCCTGTAGGAGTTCTGAAAGTGATCTTCCCTGTAGGGGGATCATCCACAGAGATTTCATTCAGTGTGACCCAGATCAAGAGCTCCTTGGTCTTCACCCCGGTGAGCTTCTTGATCTTGTTGGGCTCAACATATGCTGTGACTTCAGTGGCGTAGGATACAAGCTTCCCAATCTTCTGAAACTTGTGGGTTGTCTCCTTTTTCTGCTTCAGCCACACAAATCCAGTCTCCCTCACATACCCACATTCCACTATGTCTTTCAAGGGCAATAGGCCATTAGGCAACAGTATTTCCTTGAGCAACTCTTTTGACTTCTCTTGACAAATCTGATCTCCCTGGTAGAACTCTGCCTTGGCCTTAATCTCCTCCGTCACCATAGCCATCTTCCTCAACCTTTTCTCGATTGTTCCTTTGTATATATGTAAAATGGATTATGAGAACAACCTGGATCGTTTCGGTAAAAGGATTGGGCTTATATAGTACTGAAGCTATAGTTTTACCCTTGCTTTTTCCTATATTTGCAATAATGCCATCAAGGCTTATGTTTATGAATTGAATCCTTCTACACATGAGACTCTCATCCTCCTTTCATCCCCtttgataataaaaatcaattttttttattatcaaagaGGGTAATAAAAATCACCATCGTCATCTCATCCAGAGAATTGATAGAAAACCGCCCCCTCTCTcccttttaatataaaaaaatatcaatttttattaaaataaaataaaaaacaacaaaaaagtgtacttttgttttcaaaattaatattttttatattaaaaaggaGGAGAGGGGACGATTAAACGTCAACCGTCCCCTCTCTATCGATTCTCTCTCATCCAATGGTCTTTGAGTTTGTTTAGCTTTTAGGTTTAAAAGTAATACATATCGGCTGATATATCGTATTTTAGGTTTATAAATTGTTATCAATTCAAAGAAATTGATTCAAAGCGGTAAAGATTAAAGATAATGGTTTTGATAGCATTTTCGTCAAGTCTAAGGTTTGAATTCTTTTGaatgcaaataattttttggagGCCAGTCCTACGATGAAGAGGTTGTTTTGCACGGGTCCCCAAGTAACTCTGTATTTGAATGAATTTCTCAAATAGCTTTTGTTTTATGAAGTGATGAATatataagaaattaattaaatacattATATAAGttgatataaaataagtgtAAAAAAGGGCCGGGTattaaagaaaaggaagattGAGTGACTAGTGACTACCCTGCTCGTGTAATTAAATTGCATTAATGATATGGTTGGACAttgaatcaaaaaataaataataataatatagttGAACATTTATGGCGGAATTAAAGGGAAAGCAGTAAGTTAGGCAGTGACGAATTAAAGTATTCCACGTACGATGCAGCTGGGACAGCCAACCTATTAATTCCGGCTGACATCTGTAGATACTGGTGATCATCCACCAACGAACACCAACCACACTTAAATGACAAATGACGGGGATGTTTGTAAAGGAACAATACATTATTGTActgtttatgtacttttttttttcttttttttcttttttactttttactaataatcaacatcaaaacattctcacttttttcacttttttatatcacataaataattttttattactattcaaataaaaaaattcactacaatacaaaatttttttacttttttatacaaattctttttattttatatcacatcatcactttttactaatttcaaaaactaacaacccattACTCTGTTTTGCTCTGTAATGTCACTTGccaaactaacaacccactatttttttttttttgctaagaaaGACGAGTACCTCAAATTAGTGatgtatattattttattttattttatttaaaaaaaattacgaacATTAACTTCggagaaaattttttttatcatatctgatattttatcatttttgcaatcatactcttaaactttaaaaagtgtcaattagtgtatcaatttttcaattttttcttttttttaatttcattattccgttaggattttcattaaatccggttaaaattcttaaaatactcatgttttttttttaaaataaataaaataatttttttaaaaaaatacccatgttaacgaaaaattctaacggatggataaaattgaaaaaaattgaaatattaatacactaaattgatactttttagaATTTATGCATatgattacaaaaataataaaagatgaattttttccttttagatGCATCAAATTTTACATAGTAATAAGAGAAGTTGGATGTGATGAATAATGTTTTGAACTTGCTAAGGGCAGCTGGGGGTGGTTCTGGTTAATGAACAGACATGATGCAATGCGTAATGCATGAGACTTATTTTTAGGGATggaaattatcattttttatggGAAAGCCAAAGAGTGAATGAGAGGGAAGTCTAGCTTTTAagactgaaaaatataaaatatttagctatatatatatatatatatatatatatatatatatatatatatatatatatatatatatatatatatatatatatatatatatgaatatttttttagagaagtaTGTATaaacccctcaaactatcaactCGTTGTCAATGATTCTCCAAGGCTCaaattactaattgtgtcaatgtcccctcttaaactacaaaaaaataacaatgtccctcctaataacaaaaatatccttcataaaattattaaattcgaaaaaaaaactaaaaaagttattaaaaaaatccaaaataacaacaaaaaaacttgtttttcttctttttttcgtttgtttattttattcacttttttcgtatttaatttttttttcttattaaaaaaaaaaaattatggtcatttttatctttttgttagtcttagtTTCttaggaggacattgacacaatttgtaatttaagaaGAAACATTGATAATTGAGTagtaatttgaaagaaatatgtttatttttcctttcGACCTTGAGAAGTAACGTTTGAAGTCACATTTTTAGACAAGGAAATGAACTTGAGAAGATCCCATTAGTTTTATTAGAAAGGTAAAATTGTCCTTTCATATTTTTGTAGACAATTTTACCCTTCTAATAACACTAATTGAATTCTCTCCCGTTCATTTGAACTGAAGATGATACatctttcacatttttatttcgAGAATGTCTCGTACCTGTCATTAGAGTGTACAAACGAATCGATTATTAATCgaaaataaccgctaaccggagACTTTTAGAATAAGCGGGTCATGAATGCAAAATTACTGCCTTTAGACCATCCCAAAAGTCAAAGTCATCATTCCATTTCCAACTACCACAACTACTTTTTCTAATTAATGTTTCGACAGTGCATGGGCACctaccagattttttttttccttttttttttttaaaaaaaaaaaagtttaaaaaaaaaagagggagaatTTTCACTGCAAACTCTTCTCTTCTCGGTCTCTAGACTCTTTACGATTGCTTGACTTAATTAAACAAGTGATCATTGCTCCATCTCTATTTTGGGAAATTAAAagtattgtttatatatatatatatatattccatcatagttttttttttttttgttttttaaaagaaaatttcatgCATTCATTAATCACAATGAGGCATGCTAATTGTTAATGCAGGAAAAAgcaattcaattatttatttttagttacaACCATGTTCTTTTTACTCATGGTGTTGAATATTAGTGTAACACCCCAGTttcatattgagaagatgatCAGTAACCCACAtaaagtgagtgatttataaagatagtcatgagtgataagtctcacattgcttaatTATTAGGTAAGACCGaactttataaagaattttaaaaaaatttcaaattgactagcCTTTTTGAgatgatagcgcagatgtggctagcgctctcacatagagtgagtagcttataaaaatactcatggaTGCTAAGTCTCGCATTGCCttgttattaggtgaaactgaactttataaggaattctaagaaaattccaaatcaactagtcattttggggtgatagtacAGATATGACTAGCACTTTTCCTTGGGCCGTTACAATTAGAttcaacaatatatgaaaaccggTTCTCCGGTTAATAACCGATTTTTAATAATCAGATAACCATTACTCTATGTCATTTCAGAGTGATAACCCTTAAGGGTTAACTTTTAAGGCAAGCGTTTTGGTTCTTTTCAAAGGACCATGCTTTTAAATTGTGATAAAAGGACATATTCAACTTGGAATTTATCATTGGGTAAtactatttaataaaatattatctgTTATACAACTTGACAATGTGTCTGTGAAAATAAACCTTTAGACCAGAGCttgtaaaacaaaaacaaaaacaaaaaaatcaatagcCGATTTTCAATGTCACGTCATCGTAGCAATACTCTTtaacattttgtgtttggaacAACTTATTCCCCTTGTTAGATAGATCCCATTTCACATGAGGATCGCTAGGAGACTAGGAGTTCAAATGTCTCTTTCATTTAGGTTAAAGTACTGaagtaaaattcaaattttctaatttcttttgaGATCATTATCCCCATCACAGTCCCTAATCAGCTAATGAATACCCTATTTAAATACACAACTTGCCCATGTCCATGACATAACCCTAACCTACCAACTGCCTCCTTTACTAGACCATGACATACATTGAAATATTGAATGGAAGCAAACCTAGACCAAGACATACATTGAATGGAAGTAAACCTAGGTGTACTTTCGTTTTCACACAATTTATCAAGTTGAATATCGGTTCCTTCACCTAGCTTTAACAGTTCCAAGTAaaagctaataataataataatataaactaCCTTTTACTGCAAAATTTCTTACTGATTATCCATACCTACAATggataaatgtaaaaaaatgtACAGACCCCCaagatgaagaaaacaaaggacTGGCATTCTAGTATTCTACCACTCGCTTTTTTTTACCCTCTATGAGAGCAATATAACAAAATGACAATGACTAAAATAGTTCAAAACTTTGTTGCACAAGAATAAGGTTGCATGTTAAACTCAACTGATGCACAACTTGTGCAGGAAATTGTTCCACGAAGATAATCAGCCACTCCTCGCTTCCGAGATGAATCCAATTTGTTTGGAGAAAGCCTTAAAATTGATTTCCTCTGCTAATAAATCAGTCTTGGCTCTTCAATTTACAACGGGATTATCAACTGGATGCAGCTCTGATCTTGTTATGGCTCTCCATACCGATTCCATGGCTGAAGTTATTTAGCAAGGATTCAATGTGTTTAACTTCTTTTGGCATTGACCCAGTGAGGACCTGACTTAAAAAATAGTGTGCATTTTAATATCAATCCAAGCTTTATCAAATGAAGTTGATCATCAATCAGTAATCAATCAGCTCTTCTTTTATTTAGATGAAGATACAAATAGGTGGCACATTTCTGGACTAATGAAAGAGAAAAATCCAAGCCAAAAAGCACCAATGCCTAAAATTCTAGGAAAATGATAAACCAaaataatatgaagaaaaaaaaatatattaatccAATACCATTATCGAGATATTACATAAAATTTTACAACAAAGTTGTTTTTGGGGAGAACCAAAAGGCCGTTCAGCTTATCAAGAGTGTAGTCAGAATATAACGGTCAAAAGCCACAACTATTATGCAtaaaggacattttttttcttttttctaaattgtaTTGCTCACAAGGGCTGAAATACCAAATCTTCTCAAGCAGTCAGTAAACAATAACAATTAAATTAAgtttaaatctaatttatacCTCATAACCAGTTTCTGTAATAAGGACCTCATCCTCAATCCTTATCCCAATGCCTTGATACCTGCATAATACATTCTCAGTCCTCAGCATTGGATAGTACCTAAATTTTATTAGAACATCTAATCCCAAGAAGCTAGAAGGTTTAATGTTATTACATCAAGTTAAGAGGTATCTAGCAAAGCAACACATTTAAAATGCAGGGAAGAATTTGGAACTTAACTATAACAtgtcataaaaaagaaatagagcTAACCGCAATGATAATAAAAGCAACTAATCGAATAAATGACATACACAAATCAAGAATAGTAATAAATAATGTACAGAGCAAGTTCAGGGGAAAATTATCTTAAGTCAAAGATTCCAAATTATGAGAGAACAGGAAATTAGTCAACAAAACCAACTTGCAATGTTCATAAATAACTTGCAAATTACTCAACAGTACATGATAAATTAGCTTATATACACGATAGAGTAGACACAATTACTAATGTGTTAGAGAGTAACAATTAGGCTGAGATTTTATCTTTGATGACGAGGAATCCCTCTAAGGCAGGGTTACTTCGTGTAACTACTCCTGTTGAGTAAATCTTGGATCTGTACAAAGCGCTCCCTCCACACGGATCGGGTAAAAGAAGGCTGGCTCCAAGGGATTGTTTGCATTCAAGGGGATTCAAACTTTAGACCTGATGGAAATACCACCAAGACCAAAGcctttaccacttgagccaaccccttgggagAAGGCTGAGAAATTAAATCTGGTTACTCTTGTATAAGGCCTTCCCCACTCAATTCACTATAGGGGCATGCCCCGCACATCACTGGAGGAGAAAAGTGCAAAAGAAAGATAAGATGCTCTAGCAGTCAGTTTCTTTCATAATGAAAATTCTGCAGTGAGTTAAGGCTGGTGGGTAAAAACCACTTTAATTTTGCACTGCTTGAGAAAGCAAGAGGATAATTATAAAATGTGCTAAGGGCCAAGCTCATAACAAGTCTCAATACAACCACAAAGTTAGATATAACATTTATGTCAGGAAGTTCAACAAGTACCTCTCTGGACCATCGAAAAAAGATGGGATGTAGATTCCTGGTTCAATTGTTATCACCTATCCATTTGTTAAAAAAGAGGTCAGAATTATAGTAAACAAATCAAAGTAGTTATGCTAAAAGAAATGCAAGTGGACACATACACCAGGCAAAGTGGCAGTTGGCTGCTTATCATACTCACAAGGGGTAAAACATTCACTTGGGTACAATAATACATCTGATTGGCTGGCTTTTGTATTCCATTCACGCGTTGTGAGATATAATTTAAAGCATATTGAATACCATATATTTCTCATTGTTTTTCGAAGACAAATACACCTCAGGAGATGGAGGGTTGCTGAACCCTATAAATTGATATTTGTTAAATCTAGTATTTTAAACAGGCTGGACTGCAGAAATGAAGATAAAATTTGCATAAGCGAGTAAAACCCAGAAAAGTAGCTTGAAAATACACGATAATTCTCTCTAGATACCAATAATAACACAATCTTCTTGATCCCctagaaaaaataaacaaataaaaactaagCGGCCGCCCCCACCCAAAAAGGATGTGCTAACATTATCTTATCATCATTGGCAGCAACAATATACAGGATAGTACAGTATCTGAAGGTATCAAAAGTCAAATTGTTGTTCAATCAGGAAGGCAACTTACAACACCTGGCTCCAAAGACCGGTAATAGCTGATCTTAGAACAATCATGTACATCCATTCCCAGATAGTGAcctggacaaaaaaaaattgattaattacaTTAGCAATTTAGTACTTGTTACCTtcttaattaatcaattttaaatttgagaaactAAAACATTTGGAATACTATGGACTGGGCATCAAAGGTAATCAATCAATAGGCTATACCTTTTCTTGTCTAatatttgccaaaaaaaattaaataacaaatgaCAGGAATATATGTCAAGGA
Above is a genomic segment from Alnus glutinosa chromosome 12, dhAlnGlut1.1, whole genome shotgun sequence containing:
- the LOC133851234 gene encoding uncharacterized protein LOC133851234, with protein sequence MAMVTEEIKAKAEFYQGDQICQEKSKELLKEILLPNGLLPLKDIVECGYVRETGFVWLKQKKETTHKFQKIGKLVSYATEVTAYVEPNKIKKLTGVKTKELLIWVTLNEISVDDPPTGKITFRTPTGLFRSFPVSAFEVEEAVKEVKENKEVKEAVEVKEV